In the Methanomassiliicoccales archaeon genome, GCAGCTTAGGACGGAGAAATTCTCCGGTGGCTGGCTGAGCAAGACCGAGGCTGTGGTGGGGCTCGTGGTCTCGAAGCCTATGGCCATGAAAGTGAGGTCCTTGACCGTTGGAGCCAGCTTCACGGCGTCCTCCACAGAATATACCACTCTGACATCCGCTCCCTTAGCTTTAGCGTCAGCCAAGGAGCCTATGGGGGTAGGAACCGTCATCATATCACCGAATACAGCGATGGTCACTCCCGCATCCGCCAAAGTGATGGCTTCCACGATCTCTTTGGTGGTGGTCACGCACACGGGACAGCCGGGGCCTTGTCCGATGCTAACCCCGCTGCCCTTGAGCATTTCCTCGATGCCAAATCGCACCAGCGTGTCCTGATGCGTCCCACAGACATGCATTAAATGCGCTTTGATGCCCAATCTCTCTATCGCCTCCACCACTTTTCTGGCGATAGGCTCGTCCCTGAATCTGAACATCAGCGCCCCACCACCTTTAGAGATGTTACCTGGCATCCTTTGCCCTTCACTACTTTTACCGCTGCCCCACATTTCGGGCAGCTGAGATCAGGGACCATGTGATCCCTGGTCCCTTCTATATAAGAGACTGGCCCTGTGTATCCGCATGATGTGCAATCTACTTCCAATTTCTCCTCTGAGATCATTAACTTCGACCCCTCAAGGATCGTTCCCCTAGTGACAACATCGAAGGCGAATTCCAGCTGCTCTCGACCTAGGAAAGTGAGTTCCCCGATGAGCAGATCCACCTCTTCCACTCGCTCCACCTCATATTTTTTCAGCTCTTCGAGCACGGCCTCCACGATGCTGGCCATTACCGATACCTCGTGCACGCCAGCCACACACGCCTTGCCATATTATCTTCCTTTTGGCGTACGAGAAGCATGGCTACGAACTTTTTCTCCTTTTTCCGAGATGGTGTAAAAATCACAAAATTTGGTCAAAGGGCATCGATAGCACCGAGGGTTTCGAGGAAGGCATATCCTCTGACCGAAGCGCACCATGTATGAGTTTACATCTCTCCATAACTCCTGGGGGATTATCTTCATCAAAGCCAGCTCTGTCTCCTCGGGATCATTGGTCCTCACCAGCCCAATACGATTGGAGATGCGATGCACATGTGTATCAACACAAATGGCATCTTTTTTAAAGGCATAGGCGAGAACACAATTGGCCGTCTTCCTGCCCACCATCGGCAGGCGCATCAGCTCTTCCCTATCCGCAGGGACCTGCCCCCCCATTTCCTCATGGATAATTCTCGCTATCTCCTTTATGGCCTTGGCCTTGGCCTCGGGAAAGCCCGCTGGCCTGACCAGGGACTTCAGTCTATCCAAAGGTGCATTGGCTATCTGCTCAGGAGTGTTGAATTCTCTGAAGAGGGCAGAGGAGGCGGAGAAGGTATTGGAGTCCTTGGTCCTCTGCGAAAGCACGGTAGAGATGAGAATGTGAAATGCATCAAGTTCCCAATCTCCTCTCCTCCCTTGATTATGGCCAGGAAATACGCCCTCAGGGCAAACGCGGCGCATGTTCTCAAGAATGATACGGGCGTCTTTGCTACCGCGGGCCATTCGCTTCCCACCAGGCCTTAGCTTCGCCAATGGTGTAAATGGAGCCTGTGACCAGGATGGTATCCATAGGATCCGCTTCCGCCAGTGCCAGCCTTAGCCCTTCCGCCACGGACGAAGCTGTGTGACATTCCGTCAGCTCCGATACCGCCTGACTAACCTTTTCCACGGGATATGCTCTTTCGGTCAAAGGCGCCACTGCGAAAGCCTTGCTCGATATTCGAGCGAAAGGCCTCACCACACCCCTTAGATCCTTGTCTTTCAATACCCCAATTACGAGTATTAATCTCCCCTTAGGCATGAGCCGCTCTAGGTCTCGGGCCACCACGTTTGCCCCTTGCGCCGTATGCGTGGCGTCAAAGAACAGGTAGGGATGGCGATGGACAAGTTCCAGACGACCTGGCCATTTAACCTTAGCCAAACCATCCAAGACCGCCTCATCGCTGATGCCGAACCCTCTGGATCGAAGACACTCCA is a window encoding:
- the nth gene encoding endonuclease III, with amino-acid sequence MARGSKDARIILENMRRVCPEGVFPGHNQGRRGDWELDAFHILISTVLSQRTKDSNTFSASSALFREFNTPEQIANAPLDRLKSLVRPAGFPEAKAKAIKEIARIIHEEMGGQVPADREELMRLPMVGRKTANCVLAYAFKKDAICVDTHVHRISNRIGLVRTNDPEETELALMKIIPQELWRDVNSYMVRFGQRICLPRNPRCYRCPLTKFCDFYTISEKGEKVRSHASRTPKGR
- the hypA gene encoding hydrogenase maturation nickel metallochaperone HypA; this translates as MHEVSVMASIVEAVLEELKKYEVERVEEVDLLIGELTFLGREQLEFAFDVVTRGTILEGSKLMISEEKLEVDCTSCGYTGPVSYIEGTRDHMVPDLSCPKCGAAVKVVKGKGCQVTSLKVVGR